From a single Calothrix sp. NIES-2098 genomic region:
- a CDS encoding translation initiation factor IF-2 domain-containing protein: MNKTKIRIYELSTELKVDSKKLLAICAELNIVATSPSSSISEFEAERVRKVAKPPATKVATSRMKKASEDWGYMFVNSTVDSFIRHLESAAAVAEYPEFGERREYAHELMYECFGQKPCLFYVRRKGAGRAAKEEIWDLIVATDSDDSKLPLRLQKLGKTLGFKAAVQPNSDNGLKILSVYLLQTSRGQANAYAVPFRLRLLPNHEHHIGIPSTVFTRIAAAPVCGDYVPTEEQLKAWKAFLQIEEKIAQARQFCVLYTSHNYNFKRRISFEIDVTSATLDGSNENPLDEGNFWERVRKAKNDDIKLFETAPTGKNWQQSRLLGSIEEVDPKRCIISIRLERDLADYMTSGRYQLPNTGFLCFEALGDIKQIQRKKKALDDLNNGRTQNPYLGNFLFDASQARPIQKTVQLQAQDLLLSSANPGQKAAVETVLSAEDLVLIQGPPGTGKTTVIAEICYQIALRGGRTLIASQANLAVDNALSRLVHNPVIRAIRKGRAEKVGEEGQPFLEDQVIGTWLYNTATDCENNLRQRRKNVEIFQQLLASSQRFNAYFQAEEEFQQSQQEINQRQPQLEVALNKQESLYQEALAKKTEVETLFSALENLLNAPSIVNWEAPEITNFLPHLRSYTEGNDLVKNFLVNVSKAISLTNILGFVQPQCGAFGLAVWLRETIAEGIPEFRTALIYAQGANVAMLEVAAAVEVFKQHSNKLHQLQKEHQQFFSKQQSLQQTIQNWENRQQEIDAVINAVKEWKATANSRISEILDNSRQSTQALTLDLMQLPPGLVMLANSLKISLMPANYTVNLPDWDLLAKAINYEIEGNFTDRKGKQHSFSYFLQQNFSQIPILLEISDRTQWQDISQQFNNYQYLTNNQRKTLVEAAQIFLSRIQQTYGASWEPNNSESTLTRISQELIESILANARQCVFKVKTETEQQLQHLQKQLTELQNNEIAQSQILNTQNQIETARQDANIKLARVINILEELNQQSNVPNQLRALADQYLTTQANIWEKPQEFSKHVHYWINHLSQLETLIASLEPFAVLEDIKITLYEHLSKLQEETIIFQQQLDSLKLEIAEISKKSQPQPSENLLLERKWWEIEWQTIPDKFKPKNSLNKLCDLEFLRSIKSQFDSWQTQLNQDETHLHKYQGFIQDWIEKVRNPSERDRHDLRQIYLDNSNVVGITCVQAAGRDFSEEFQSFDVVIIDEVSKCTPPELLIPALKGKKLVMVGDHKQLPPMLDTNTLEEVVQEIGSTREEVQFLEESLFKSQFEDADPSIKQMLTTQYRMHPYIMGAINQFYEGKLECGILHPDIKRAHDLAGDIIQPDHHILWVKMPRENEFQEKREGTSLFNLQEIDVIESLCQQFENTWAAKVACGEPKKEIAVITFYGAQLRKIDERLQSELFPSLQIRTGTVDRFQGMERPVVIVSMVRNNNKGDVGFAKKPERVNVAFSRAQELLVIVGCHDLFTQQPGKVGNMYSEVANIVNHHGGFVDVSRILG; encoded by the coding sequence ATGAACAAAACCAAAATCAGAATCTACGAACTCTCAACCGAATTAAAAGTAGACAGCAAAAAGCTACTAGCAATTTGCGCTGAACTCAACATTGTCGCCACAAGCCCCAGCAGTTCAATCTCCGAATTCGAGGCTGAACGAGTTCGCAAAGTCGCAAAGCCACCCGCCACTAAAGTTGCTACCTCAAGGATGAAAAAAGCCTCCGAAGATTGGGGCTATATGTTCGTAAATTCGACGGTTGATAGTTTTATCCGCCATCTTGAAAGCGCTGCTGCGGTTGCAGAATATCCCGAATTTGGGGAGCGCCGAGAATATGCCCACGAGTTAATGTATGAATGTTTCGGTCAAAAGCCTTGTCTATTTTATGTCCGTCGCAAAGGCGCTGGCAGAGCTGCAAAAGAAGAAATTTGGGATTTGATCGTAGCGACAGACTCCGATGATAGTAAATTACCCCTCAGACTTCAGAAGTTAGGAAAAACGTTAGGATTTAAAGCCGCCGTCCAACCAAATAGCGACAACGGTTTAAAAATACTGTCTGTGTATTTACTCCAAACCTCACGGGGACAAGCCAATGCTTATGCTGTGCCCTTTCGCTTGCGACTGTTACCTAACCACGAGCATCATATTGGCATACCCTCAACAGTATTTACACGCATAGCTGCCGCGCCAGTTTGCGGCGACTATGTGCCCACAGAAGAACAACTCAAAGCTTGGAAAGCATTTTTGCAAATTGAAGAAAAAATTGCTCAAGCACGTCAATTCTGTGTTCTTTATACCAGCCACAACTACAACTTCAAAAGGCGAATCAGTTTTGAAATTGATGTCACCTCAGCTACCCTTGACGGTTCTAACGAAAATCCCTTAGATGAAGGTAACTTTTGGGAACGGGTCAGAAAAGCCAAAAACGACGACATCAAACTATTCGAGACTGCACCCACAGGAAAAAACTGGCAGCAAAGTCGCTTATTAGGTTCTATAGAAGAAGTTGACCCCAAGCGTTGCATTATCAGCATCAGGCTGGAACGGGACTTAGCTGACTACATGACAAGCGGACGTTATCAGCTTCCCAATACTGGATTTTTATGTTTTGAAGCACTGGGCGACATTAAACAAATTCAGCGCAAGAAAAAAGCTTTAGACGATTTAAATAATGGTCGCACCCAAAATCCCTACTTGGGTAATTTCTTATTTGACGCTTCCCAAGCTAGACCTATTCAAAAAACTGTCCAACTACAAGCACAGGATTTATTACTTTCCTCTGCTAACCCCGGTCAAAAAGCAGCAGTAGAAACGGTACTTTCCGCCGAGGATTTGGTTTTAATTCAAGGGCCGCCTGGTACGGGCAAAACTACTGTAATTGCTGAGATTTGCTATCAAATTGCGCTACGAGGTGGACGGACTTTGATAGCTTCGCAAGCCAATTTAGCAGTTGATAACGCCCTCAGTCGATTAGTTCATAACCCTGTAATTCGGGCGATACGCAAAGGACGCGCCGAAAAAGTTGGGGAGGAAGGACAGCCTTTTTTAGAAGACCAAGTGATTGGTACTTGGTTATATAATACTGCTACAGACTGCGAAAATAATCTGCGTCAACGCCGCAAGAATGTAGAGATATTTCAACAATTGTTGGCATCATCACAAAGATTTAATGCTTACTTCCAAGCAGAAGAAGAATTTCAACAGAGTCAGCAAGAAATAAATCAACGCCAGCCACAATTAGAGGTAGCTTTAAACAAGCAAGAATCACTTTATCAGGAAGCCTTAGCCAAAAAAACTGAAGTGGAAACTTTATTTTCTGCCTTAGAAAATCTCCTAAATGCCCCTTCGATAGTCAACTGGGAAGCTCCAGAAATTACAAATTTTTTACCACATCTTAGATCTTATACAGAAGGTAATGATTTAGTCAAAAACTTTTTAGTAAATGTAAGTAAAGCCATCAGTTTGACAAATATACTTGGCTTTGTTCAACCTCAATGTGGTGCTTTTGGGTTAGCAGTTTGGCTACGTGAAACTATAGCCGAGGGAATTCCAGAATTTAGAACTGCATTAATTTATGCTCAGGGTGCAAATGTAGCGATGTTAGAAGTTGCAGCAGCCGTGGAAGTTTTTAAACAGCACTCTAATAAATTACATCAGTTACAAAAAGAGCATCAGCAATTCTTTAGCAAACAGCAAAGCTTACAACAAACAATCCAAAACTGGGAAAACCGCCAACAAGAAATTGATGCAGTCATAAATGCTGTTAAAGAGTGGAAAGCTACAGCAAATTCACGAATTTCGGAAATTTTGGATAATTCTCGACAATCTACTCAAGCATTAACTCTAGATTTGATGCAATTACCACCAGGTTTGGTGATGCTGGCTAATTCTTTAAAAATCTCTCTGATGCCAGCCAACTATACAGTTAATCTACCAGACTGGGATTTATTAGCGAAAGCAATAAATTATGAGATAGAGGGTAATTTCACTGATAGAAAAGGTAAACAGCATAGTTTTAGCTACTTTTTACAGCAAAATTTTAGCCAGATTCCAATATTATTGGAAATAAGCGATCGCACTCAATGGCAGGACATCTCTCAACAATTTAATAACTATCAATATCTCACAAATAATCAACGAAAAACTCTAGTAGAAGCTGCTCAGATTTTTTTGAGTAGAATTCAACAAACTTACGGTGCTTCTTGGGAACCTAATAATAGCGAATCTACTCTCACTCGAATTAGCCAAGAACTCATAGAGAGTATCTTAGCAAATGCTCGGCAGTGCGTTTTTAAAGTTAAAACAGAAACAGAACAGCAGTTGCAACATCTGCAAAAGCAATTAACTGAACTACAAAATAATGAAATTGCTCAATCACAAATATTAAATACCCAAAACCAGATAGAAACAGCCAGACAAGACGCTAATATCAAACTTGCACGAGTTATCAATATTTTGGAAGAACTTAACCAACAGTCAAACGTCCCAAATCAATTACGTGCCTTAGCTGACCAATATCTCACAACCCAAGCAAATATTTGGGAAAAACCTCAAGAATTCTCTAAGCACGTTCATTATTGGATAAATCACCTCAGTCAGCTTGAAACTTTGATTGCATCGCTAGAGCCTTTTGCTGTATTAGAAGATATTAAAATTACTCTATATGAACATTTATCAAAGTTACAAGAAGAAACTATAATTTTTCAACAACAGCTTGATAGTCTAAAGTTAGAAATAGCTGAAATATCCAAAAAATCACAACCACAACCATCAGAAAATTTGTTATTAGAAAGAAAATGGTGGGAGATAGAATGGCAAACAATACCCGATAAATTTAAACCAAAAAATTCCCTTAACAAATTGTGCGATTTAGAATTTTTACGTAGCATTAAATCTCAGTTTGATTCTTGGCAAACGCAACTAAATCAGGATGAAACTCATCTTCATAAATATCAAGGATTCATTCAAGATTGGATTGAAAAAGTACGCAACCCATCTGAGCGCGATCGCCACGATTTAAGACAGATTTATTTAGACAATTCTAACGTCGTTGGTATCACTTGTGTACAAGCCGCAGGTCGAGATTTTTCTGAAGAATTTCAATCCTTTGATGTTGTCATTATTGATGAAGTTAGCAAATGTACTCCACCTGAATTACTTATACCAGCCTTAAAGGGTAAAAAGTTAGTTATGGTAGGCGATCATAAACAACTACCGCCAATGCTTGATACTAATACTTTAGAAGAAGTCGTCCAAGAAATTGGCAGTACAAGAGAAGAAGTTCAATTTTTAGAAGAATCGCTATTTAAAAGTCAATTTGAAGATGCAGATCCAAGCATCAAACAAATGCTAACTACTCAATATCGAATGCACCCTTATATTATGGGCGCAATCAATCAATTTTATGAAGGTAAACTAGAATGCGGAATTTTACACCCCGATATTAAACGCGCTCATGATTTAGCAGGCGATATTATTCAACCCGATCATCATATACTTTGGGTTAAAATGCCAAGAGAAAATGAATTTCAAGAAAAGCGTGAAGGAACTTCCTTATTTAATCTTCAAGAAATAGATGTAATTGAAAGTCTGTGTCAGCAATTTGAAAATACTTGGGCTGCGAAAGTTGCTTGTGGCGAACCTAAAAAAGAAATAGCGGTAATTACATTTTATGGCGCGCAACTGCGAAAAATTGATGAACGCCTACAATCAGAACTGTTCCCTTCATTGCAAATTCGGACTGGTACAGTTGACAGATTTCAAGGTATGGAACGCCCAGTTGTAATTGTAAGTATGGTTCGCAACAATAATAAGGGAGATGTAGGATTTGCGAAAAAACCAGAACGGGTGAATGTAGCTTTTTCTCGCGCTCAAGAATTACTGGTAATTGTGGGTTGTCACGATTTATTTACCCAACAACCCGGTAAAGTCGGCAATATGTACTCAGAGGTTGCCAACATTGTAAATCATCATGGAGGTTTCGTTGATGTTTCACGCATCCTCGGCTAA
- a CDS encoding histone deacetylase superfamily protein, translating into MDLPIIYHRDYVAPLPPGHRFPMAKFHQLYELLLADGVVQIEQCHTPQRPLSELIELVHTCDYVQAYCQGTLDVKAQRRIGLPWSPALANRTCVAVGGTILTAQLALTQGLACNTAGGTHHAFPSYGSGFCIFNDLAIASRVLQKLGLVQKILIVDLDVHQGDGTAFIFQEDESVFTFSMHCEVNFPGTKQKSDLDVPLPVGMEDDAYLQTLAKYLPDLLSDIQPDLVFYDAGVDPHVGDRLGKLALTDTGIFRREMQVLSTCVSSGYPIACVIGGGYAEDLNSLVWRHSLLHRAASQVYRQYKL; encoded by the coding sequence ATGGACTTACCAATTATTTATCACCGAGATTACGTTGCACCATTACCTCCAGGACATCGCTTTCCAATGGCGAAGTTTCATCAACTATACGAACTGCTGTTAGCTGATGGCGTGGTGCAAATCGAACAATGTCATACCCCACAACGTCCGTTATCAGAGTTGATAGAGTTAGTTCACACCTGTGACTACGTTCAAGCCTACTGTCAGGGAACCTTAGATGTGAAAGCCCAACGGCGTATTGGTTTACCTTGGAGTCCGGCGCTGGCGAATCGTACCTGTGTAGCGGTCGGTGGTACAATACTCACTGCCCAACTAGCACTAACTCAAGGTTTAGCTTGCAATACAGCGGGTGGAACTCACCACGCCTTTCCCAGTTATGGATCTGGTTTTTGTATTTTCAATGATTTAGCGATCGCATCCCGCGTTTTACAAAAACTCGGACTTGTGCAAAAAATTTTAATTGTGGATTTAGATGTACACCAAGGCGACGGCACAGCCTTTATTTTCCAAGAAGACGAAAGCGTGTTCACATTCTCGATGCATTGTGAAGTCAACTTTCCAGGCACAAAGCAGAAAAGCGATTTAGATGTTCCCCTACCAGTAGGAATGGAAGATGATGCCTACCTGCAAACTTTAGCAAAGTATTTACCAGATTTATTATCTGACATCCAACCAGATTTAGTTTTTTATGATGCCGGAGTAGATCCCCATGTAGGCGATCGCCTGGGAAAATTAGCTTTAACCGACACTGGCATTTTCCGTCGAGAAATGCAGGTTTTGAGTACCTGTGTGAGTTCCGGCTACCCCATCGCCTGCGTTATTGGTGGCGGTTACGCCGAAGATTTGAACTCCCTCGTCTGGCGACACTCACTACTACATCGCGCTGCTAGTCAAGTCTATCGGCAATATAAACTATAA
- a CDS encoding MscS mechanosensitive ion channel — MMQWILPIVFILAGLLAGIIAEKFVFKKLKIFITNRKIPGSEIIFSSLHRMTFLWFAIAGFLAAILSAPIKPDVANLLQKIVTIIVLYSVTLVLARLTAGFVNLFTHRTEGVSASLVANIAMAAVLMLGTLILLQTLGVQITPIVTTLGISGLAVGLALKDTLENLFSGFYLLISKQVRTGDYVKLADNHEGYVIDISWRSTTIRELSNNVIIVPNSKLASAIFINYHLPVKEITLTLNVGVDYESDLEQVEKVTVQVAKEVMQEIAPELIANEPYIRFNKFGDFSIDFTLYMRVNEFFDQRIGKHLFIKKLHKRYQQEGIKIPFPTRELYMQENSAQAER, encoded by the coding sequence ATGATGCAATGGATTCTGCCGATTGTATTTATTCTAGCTGGCTTACTAGCGGGAATAATTGCGGAAAAATTTGTCTTCAAGAAGCTAAAAATCTTTATTACAAATAGAAAAATTCCTGGAAGTGAAATTATATTTTCCTCTCTGCATCGCATGACCTTTCTTTGGTTTGCGATCGCGGGATTTTTGGCAGCTATTCTGAGCGCTCCGATCAAGCCAGATGTTGCTAATTTATTGCAAAAAATCGTTACTATAATTGTACTTTACTCGGTAACTCTAGTTTTAGCTAGATTGACTGCTGGTTTTGTGAATTTATTTACTCACAGAACCGAAGGTGTTTCAGCATCCCTAGTTGCTAATATTGCTATGGCTGCTGTCTTAATGTTAGGGACATTAATTTTATTACAAACATTGGGCGTACAAATTACACCAATAGTCACTACATTAGGTATTAGTGGTCTCGCAGTTGGTTTAGCACTTAAAGATACACTGGAAAATTTATTTTCTGGTTTTTATTTATTGATTTCCAAGCAAGTGAGAACTGGTGATTATGTCAAACTAGCAGACAACCATGAAGGATATGTAATCGATATTTCTTGGAGAAGTACAACTATTAGAGAACTTTCTAATAATGTGATAATTGTTCCTAATTCTAAGCTAGCCTCGGCAATTTTTATTAATTATCATCTACCAGTTAAAGAAATTACATTAACTCTGAATGTGGGAGTAGATTATGAGAGCGACTTGGAACAAGTAGAGAAAGTAACTGTTCAAGTAGCTAAAGAAGTGATGCAAGAAATAGCACCAGAATTAATCGCTAATGAACCTTATATCAGGTTTAACAAATTTGGTGACTTTAGTATAGATTTTACTTTATATATGCGCGTCAATGAATTCTTTGACCAGCGCATTGGTAAGCATTTATTTATTAAGAAACTGCATAAGCGATATCAACAAGAAGGAATTAAAATACCTTTTCCAACTAGAGAATTGTATATGCAAGAAAATTCAGCACAAGCCGAACGTTAA
- a CDS encoding S-layer domain-containing protein, with product MKHINQSYLAYLSKVVVAATFVAMFSPTAYANTASGSSTNVAQTTGNSPSQQLLADKKVETTRSTTIQRRTVTTERRNQVITSSNSVKGKATGFNLAVWQPAGNFSEVITRISVKGKRGKGYLKERFLGDYKYKIKQKAKFVKGLRAGDRVVVRLYDTQNRFIGYSEFECLAANTTVNLILSANPSEYQVVRTVYGVDANSDGKIDSNSTTYDYFTQVSNERVSFLSSSQSINVSEFQVQGWSAVPATSVYPNSFTQGEYTLVRQSINAFSSSSALALKARPGEVVDLVEVSDDNNSVYNVSQMMMMYREVGVDNSVQVNFNDVSTNHWAKDFIAELAALQIIEGFPDGSFRPDEQLTRAQFAAMLSQAFDKVKVRNPISFRDVSTSHWAYNAIREAYSKGFLAVSGTQFNPAQSLSRLEVLLTLARGLNYTFSGSTETILAAYTDAVSIRSDVRNAIAALTQRGIVVNYPNVQTLNANKVATRAEVTALIYKSLVSTGEVADISSQYAVERTQRSEVLDESITPAESGKPRRHCNQGIGNGAEGCDPGNSHPHGGSNDEGGRTPGRK from the coding sequence ATGAAACACATAAATCAGAGTTACTTAGCTTACTTAAGCAAAGTTGTTGTTGCTGCTACGTTTGTAGCAATGTTTTCGCCAACAGCTTATGCCAATACGGCTTCAGGGTCTTCTACCAATGTTGCACAAACTACAGGAAATTCTCCAAGTCAGCAGCTTTTAGCTGATAAAAAAGTAGAAACGACCCGTAGCACGACTATTCAGAGGCGGACTGTGACGACAGAACGCCGCAACCAGGTAATCACTAGTAGTAATTCCGTAAAGGGAAAAGCAACTGGTTTTAATCTTGCTGTTTGGCAACCTGCTGGTAATTTTTCGGAAGTAATTACCCGTATTTCTGTCAAGGGTAAACGTGGCAAGGGTTATTTAAAAGAACGGTTTTTGGGCGATTACAAATACAAGATTAAGCAAAAAGCCAAATTTGTTAAGGGCTTAAGAGCAGGCGATCGCGTTGTCGTGCGGTTGTATGATACTCAAAACCGCTTTATTGGCTATAGCGAATTTGAATGTTTAGCAGCAAACACCACAGTTAACTTAATCTTGTCTGCTAACCCCAGTGAATATCAAGTTGTCCGCACTGTTTATGGCGTTGATGCGAACTCGGACGGCAAAATTGACTCAAATTCTACCACATACGACTACTTCACCCAAGTTAGCAACGAACGTGTTAGCTTCCTGAGTAGTTCGCAATCAATTAATGTTAGTGAATTTCAAGTCCAAGGTTGGTCAGCAGTTCCAGCTACTAGCGTTTATCCTAACTCTTTTACTCAAGGTGAATATACCTTGGTGCGCCAATCAATTAATGCTTTCAGTTCCAGTTCAGCTTTAGCTTTGAAAGCTAGACCTGGTGAAGTGGTCGATCTTGTTGAAGTTAGCGATGATAACAATTCTGTTTACAATGTCAGCCAGATGATGATGATGTATCGCGAGGTTGGTGTAGACAACAGCGTTCAGGTAAACTTTAACGATGTATCAACAAACCACTGGGCTAAAGATTTTATTGCTGAATTAGCAGCCTTACAAATTATCGAAGGTTTTCCCGATGGTAGCTTTCGTCCAGATGAACAGTTGACTCGCGCCCAATTTGCGGCGATGCTGAGTCAGGCTTTTGATAAGGTAAAAGTTCGCAACCCTATCAGTTTTAGGGATGTTTCCACCAGCCATTGGGCTTATAATGCTATCCGCGAGGCTTATTCAAAAGGCTTTTTAGCAGTTTCTGGTACTCAATTTAACCCGGCTCAAAGCCTATCTCGCTTAGAAGTTTTGCTAACCTTGGCACGAGGTCTCAATTATACATTTAGCGGTTCTACGGAAACGATTTTAGCCGCTTACACCGATGCGGTTTCAATTCGTAGCGATGTCCGCAATGCGATCGCAGCACTCACACAACGAGGTATTGTAGTCAATTATCCCAATGTGCAAACTCTGAATGCTAATAAAGTAGCAACCAGAGCTGAAGTTACTGCTTTGATATATAAATCATTAGTCAGCACTGGTGAAGTGGCAGATATATCCTCTCAGTATGCTGTAGAAAGAACCCAGCGTTCTGAAGTTTTAGATGAAAGTATCACCCCAGCAGAAAGTGGGAAACCGCGCCGTCATTGTAACCAAGGCATAGGTAATGGTGCCGAAGGTTGCGACCCCGGTAATTCCCATCCCCACGGTGGTAGCAATGATGAAGGCGGACGCACTCCAGGAAGAAAGTGA
- a CDS encoding alpha/beta hydrolase fold protein: MNLATQQLPSVTLEKSLWTWRGYKIQYTVMGTGRPLVLVHGFGASIGHWRKNIPVLANAGYQVFAIDLLGFGGSEKAAINYTIEVWVELLKDFWQAHIKEPAVFIGNSIGALISLMVLAEHPEIGAGGVLINSAGGLSHRPHELNPPLRIVMAAFNRVVRSRITGKLVFNRIRQKAQIRRTLYQVYRNREAVTDELVDLLYTPACDPGAQQVFASILTAPPGPTPAELLPKVERPLLVIWGADDPWTPITGAKIYEEARENGKQIKIIPIPNAGHCPHDEVPDVVNTQIVDWLAQR; the protein is encoded by the coding sequence ATGAATTTAGCTACCCAGCAGTTACCTTCAGTAACTTTGGAAAAATCCCTTTGGACATGGCGAGGCTATAAAATTCAGTACACTGTCATGGGTACAGGACGCCCTTTAGTACTGGTTCATGGCTTTGGCGCTTCCATTGGACATTGGCGCAAAAATATCCCAGTCTTAGCAAATGCTGGTTATCAAGTTTTCGCTATAGACTTATTGGGTTTTGGTGGTTCTGAGAAAGCAGCAATTAATTACACCATAGAAGTGTGGGTGGAACTGCTCAAAGATTTCTGGCAAGCACACATCAAAGAACCTGCTGTATTTATCGGTAATTCCATCGGCGCACTTATCAGCTTGATGGTACTAGCAGAACATCCAGAAATAGGGGCGGGTGGTGTTTTAATTAACTCTGCTGGTGGTTTGAGCCATCGTCCCCACGAATTGAATCCACCATTACGCATTGTGATGGCAGCTTTTAACAGAGTAGTGCGATCGCGTATTACAGGCAAATTGGTTTTTAACCGCATCCGTCAAAAAGCTCAAATTCGCCGCACTCTCTACCAGGTGTACCGCAACCGCGAAGCCGTTACAGATGAATTAGTCGATCTACTTTATACCCCAGCCTGCGATCCGGGAGCGCAACAAGTTTTTGCATCTATTCTCACAGCACCTCCTGGCCCAACTCCTGCGGAACTTTTACCTAAGGTAGAGCGTCCCTTATTGGTAATTTGGGGTGCTGATGACCCTTGGACACCAATTACGGGAGCAAAGATTTACGAAGAAGCGCGTGAGAATGGCAAACAAATCAAAATTATTCCCATTCCCAACGCTGGTCATTGTCCCCATGATGAAGTCCCAGATGTTGTCAATACCCAAATTGTGGATTGGCTAGCGCAAAGGTGA
- a CDS encoding serine/threonine protein kinase — protein MELDVQNGYQGDTSLTKYPDFSQQGYQVIQELGRNQEAGRTTYLAHTLKTNQKVAIKEFRFASAIHDWSGLKAYEREIEILQQLNHSRIPRYVDSFETSTGFYMLQEYKNAPSLGLQRSFHPEEIKQIAVSVLEILVYLQNRVAPIIHRDIKPENVLVDNLLNAYLVDFGLAQRQGTKMTLSSFAVGTPGFMPPEEQFGYPLTEASDLYSLGATLICLLTRTRSADVGQLLDAKHRFNFQKLVPQISPSFRSWLMKMVARKRQHRYANAAVALEALKPIPVIGNVTGLQTLVASIKSRKKAVVLSIAALGTLAVAGTQLMSAQSAVINKQMFEARECQELNSNFNCLEKTRD, from the coding sequence ATGGAACTTGATGTGCAAAATGGATATCAAGGGGATACTTCCTTAACTAAATATCCAGATTTTTCTCAGCAAGGCTATCAAGTTATCCAAGAATTAGGACGCAACCAGGAAGCAGGACGAACTACTTATTTGGCTCATACACTTAAGACTAACCAAAAAGTAGCGATCAAAGAGTTTCGTTTTGCTAGTGCGATCCATGATTGGTCAGGTTTGAAAGCTTATGAACGCGAAATTGAAATCTTGCAACAACTAAATCATTCCCGTATTCCCCGTTATGTTGATTCTTTTGAAACATCAACGGGTTTTTATATGTTGCAGGAATATAAAAACGCTCCATCTTTAGGGTTACAACGTAGCTTTCATCCTGAAGAAATTAAGCAAATCGCTGTTTCTGTTTTAGAGATTTTGGTTTATTTACAAAATCGAGTAGCACCAATTATCCATCGGGATATAAAACCAGAGAATGTTTTGGTAGATAATCTGCTTAATGCTTACCTAGTAGATTTTGGCTTGGCTCAAAGACAAGGTACAAAGATGACTCTCAGCAGTTTTGCTGTGGGAACTCCAGGCTTTATGCCTCCAGAAGAACAGTTTGGTTATCCTCTAACTGAGGCATCAGATCTGTATAGTTTAGGAGCAACATTAATTTGCTTACTCACTCGCACTCGTTCTGCGGATGTTGGTCAGTTACTTGATGCTAAACATCGCTTTAATTTTCAGAAATTAGTACCACAAATAAGTCCATCTTTTAGATCGTGGCTGATGAAAATGGTAGCGCGCAAACGCCAACATCGCTATGCTAATGCAGCAGTTGCGCTAGAAGCACTGAAACCTATTCCAGTTATTGGTAATGTCACTGGATTACAAACTTTAGTTGCGTCTATAAAAAGTAGAAAAAAAGCTGTTGTCCTTAGTATAGCTGCTCTTGGTACGCTAGCAGTAGCAGGGACACAGTTAATGAGTGCGCAATCGGCAGTTATCAACAAGCAAATGTTTGAAGCTAGAGAATGTCAGGAATTAAACTCAAACTTCAATTGCTTAGAGAAAACTAGAGATTAA
- a CDS encoding phycocyanobilin:ferredoxin oxidoreductase encodes MQASLRSRQHPLIHKLADSIEEIWQKHLNLSPYSVPEGLGYVEGHLEGERLIIENHCYQTPQFRKLHLELAQVGNGLDILHCVMFPNPEYAIPIFGTDLVGGRGGISAAIADLSPISSDRTLPSSYYQKLSVLSRLEFSQPRALPEWGDIFSEFCLFVRPGDSQEEDKFLNRVREFLTIHCQIASQQQPLTSNLDISKVLAGQRNYCTKQQQNDKTRRVLEKSFGTEWADRYMTTMLFDYVA; translated from the coding sequence ATGCAAGCGTCCTTAAGAAGCCGTCAGCACCCCCTAATCCACAAATTAGCGGATTCCATTGAAGAAATTTGGCAAAAACACCTCAATCTTTCTCCTTATTCCGTCCCAGAAGGTTTAGGTTATGTTGAGGGACACCTGGAAGGCGAACGGCTGATCATTGAAAATCATTGCTACCAAACGCCGCAATTTCGCAAACTGCATTTAGAATTGGCTCAGGTTGGCAATGGCTTAGATATTCTCCACTGTGTAATGTTCCCCAACCCCGAATATGCCATTCCCATTTTTGGTACAGATTTGGTTGGCGGACGCGGCGGAATTAGTGCAGCAATAGCGGATTTATCTCCTATCAGTAGCGATCGCACTCTACCATCAAGCTATTACCAAAAATTGTCTGTCTTGTCTCGATTGGAGTTTTCCCAACCACGGGCTTTACCAGAGTGGGGCGATATCTTTTCGGAATTTTGTCTATTTGTCCGTCCGGGAGACTCGCAAGAAGAAGATAAGTTTCTCAATCGAGTTCGAGAATTTTTGACCATCCATTGTCAGATTGCTAGCCAACAGCAACCCCTCACATCAAATCTTGACATCTCCAAAGTTTTGGCAGGACAACGAAATTACTGTACAAAGCAACAACAAAATGATAAAACCCGGCGCGTTCTAGAAAAATCATTTGGTACAGAGTGGGCAGATCGCTACATGACAACTATGCTCTTTGACTATGTAGCTTAA